DNA sequence from the Salvia splendens isolate huo1 chromosome 19, SspV2, whole genome shotgun sequence genome:
agtggcttccttttatagggaggcttacccttgattttagggtaaaaccttgtggtgagatgacttctttgcccttaatcttgagccatttttgcatgtatactggtcagtacataatcgtcctgacgccctttccACCTGAAGTATTTGAAGCTTTGCCTattggctagaacactcaacctgcacgcttaagcaacttgttttgcagataaagttcaaatatgcacatcatactgaccagtaaccaagacctagaatacgacttatcactcACATAAAGACcaaaaacaaggaaaacacACAAAAGgctaaaacaagaaaaaaaattcaaaggcacAAAAGATCTAACACCTAGTTGGTactaggctctagataccaaatgataaggaTCCATATTTATTGTGATCCATTATCTCAAGCTATATcctttgatgatgtttgatcttcAATTGCaacataaaaacacaaaaacaataaAGGATAGAGTAGATATAACCTTCAAAAACTAGGCCCAAAAGGAATTGATGGAAGACAAGAGATGAAGAAAAGTGAATTTGATATTAGCTAAATCCATTGATATAGAAAACACTCTAAGCAATCTTCAACATGCTAGATTCAACTAATGGCTCCACTACTCAAAGGAATTCACAAAACCTTTAATGCTTACCTTTACTTGATTATACTTGATTGGATCAATTGATTATCAAGCAACCTAAACTTAGGAATTGGAAAAAACACTACTCAAGAGGAAACAAATCTCTCAAGCACTTAATTACAGCAAAATCTAaggaataaaaagataaagtTTGCTATTTATAGTCTAGGCTCAAAAACCAAGGAAAATGTCCCACAAAATCTAAGTTCGGGAGAAAAGCCCGATCGGGCATTCTGAGAGGCGCGAAATGCCCGGctgggcgaactttctggaatgCAGCACCGTTTCGCCCGGTCGGGAGTTTTTTAGAGTGAGAAACGCCTAGCCGGGCGTTCCTTCTGGAGCACTCCGCCAGTTTGCCCGATCGGGCAATTTTCAAGGAcaaaacgcccgatcgggcgttccTTCTGCCTCGCTGTTCTATGCGCCCTCGGGTCAGCCTTCATTCTCCAACACGATCCTCAGCCTTGGCCCCTCCGTCTTCAAAGACTCCTCCCTCATGGCCTTTTGAATGAGCATGGAAAGCCCCTCTCGTAGCCGCCTCATCATGAACCTTGTCATGGGCCCGTCACGTGGGGTCGTATTAACTaagatactcccttcgttctacaagaatatgtactttttaattttggaaactcttttatctttaatgaggtgagaccTTGAATAAGTTTGAAGAGAACCTCACATAGTAGGACCGATAGAAGGCATGCTCCTCTGCCCATCTAGCATGGCCCTGAGTTTGCAGCCGTTGTATCTTGGTCCCATAATAGTCTAATCCAGACTCCTGCTGAGTCCTGTTTTGGAATTTTTCTTCTTCTAGTTGAGTACGCGACCGGGTGGAATTGTTCATTAGAAAATTCACCCGACCAGGTCTTTTGGCGATTTCTGCTAAATTTGTCTTTTTGTTGCCCCAGCCATGCAATTTCAAATCCCTGCACCAAAATCAAGGTTTACTTCTATTAAAAGCTAGAAAATAACATACGAACTAGAGAGAAAACACACTCAAACCTAACAAGGATATAACTCAACACATGCACATATGCAAAAGGAAAAAGGGAAACATGCCAATAACAATAAAACACATCCACACACAAAACCAATAAAattacctactaggggttgcctcccccATAGCGCAACTTTTTACAGTCGTATGCTCGACGTCTTCCAAGATTTATATCAATGGTCCAACcttatttggataatgtcatCGGGGCCTGTCTTAGCTCGTGTGCCCAAATAAAGCTTGTTCATGCGTTTCTTCCACCAAATAGGCGATACATTTTTTTTCAACCACAATCTCCTTGGATGCACCACATGCCAAGGTGGCAACCTCCTTCTTTTGCTTTTCCACACTGGGTCTATCCTCAAGCTCCAACAACCGTTTGGGGTTAGATACCTCCTCCAAAGGTTTCTCAACTTTCTCATCCTTAGCTTTCACATAAGGTACATGTATCACCTTGCATTCTTCAACTTCAAAAGACTTAACTTCCACCCACTTGGATTCTTCAATCTATTGGCTTTTCATCTTGTCCAACTAGAGAGGATGGTTGTGTTATTTCCATGTCGAAGGGTAAGTTCTCCCGTAGTAGCATCAATTAGAGCCTTCCCCGTAGCAAGAAATCACCTTTCAAGGATGAGAGGGACATTTGGATCCTCATTCATACCCAAAACTACAAAATCCACGAGGAAGATAAAATCATTCACCCTCACCAATACATTCTCGAGGATTCAATTAGGGAACTTGACTGTTTTATTCGCCATTTGAAGAATGATAGTGGCCGGCTTCAAAACACTGAACTTCAACTTCCGGAAGAAGCTTAGGTGCATGAGATTAATGCTTGCCCCCAAGTCACACAAGGCTTTAGTCTGCCTATCGTTCCCAATCACACAAGAAATATTGAAGTtcccaagatctttcatttTTGCCGGCATCTTTTGTTGGATGATTGCACTACAATTCTCAGTCAAGCTTACGGTTTCATAATCCACaagtaatacccgcaagtgtataAGGCTAGTGTAGCAactagcaagcaagagtatcgtattaTATAAGAAGTAAAAGGAATCAAAAGTAACAAAAAAGAAGTAAGGTAGTGTTTTGGATCCAACTACAACGGAAATGTCATGCAATTAGTTCAACAACTTCGATTACCCATTTTTTGTCTCTAGGATTACTAGGAAAGTCGCTAGTCTAGGTTGAGCCCGCTCTCAAGTGCACTCACCCTGTTGATTAACCCTtgatattgaagtctccttctaatacgTTTAAATTAACTCCACGGAACAAAAGACccaagccctcacaaaggatCCTCTCTCTCGAGTGTAGATTATCTAAGTGAGGTTCACTCTTTTATCACCCCTAgttaggtatctctcgattaccacTATCTAGATAAACAAACCCAATTGGTATCTAAGCAATTGAATTAATGAAGCACAAGAAAGAACAAAGAAACCACAAGAGCTAAGCaatctaaaaaaattattgaattaatcaaaacatccattgtagtcttcaccaaaagTCCACAATAAGTTTAACCACTCATGTTCTTCATGAAAACCAAACAAAGGATTCAATCAAATACATAATAAAAGCAAACTAGATACTCCTATGGAATGGAAACTTCAATCTTCCGATTTgtagtcttcaatcttcaaatctATCTTCCAAAGTGTTCTTGggagtgtgtgtgagtgtggtAGGTGGTAGGTTGTAGAATGATCAAACCTAGATCTCATTTTCTCTTCTTATTCTTCAAAATCGTGTTTCAGCAAAATAAATTCGCCAAAACACCGTACCCAGCCGGGTGAAGCTTTTCAACCCCATTCTGGACTTCCAACGCTGCAACCACTCTACCTGGCTTGGAGAAATTAATAAGGTGAAATTCACCCGGCCAGGTGAAGCTTTTTAAGGGCTTGCTACCCCTTTTGCACTCGCAGTCGTATTTTGTCTCTTTTTTCATCTGTTTTTCCTAACACTCAACAAACACATAAAGCTCTAAAAGATAGAATAATTGGCTGGGCATAGACAATTTCGAGTGACAAACTCGACATTTAGCCCTCGACACACCAATTACACCGGTTAAAACATGAATTTGTCGGAcctattctccactaataatactttaaaatattttttctctctacctttctCTATTGTTACTAAGACACGACGATTCttatattgtgattttttatttatgattctaAACTGAAGTTTATTGAcagaagaaaaaacaaatttcgaagattttaatgcaaaatgcataataaattaaaagtgacgTTGTGTGGActttaatttgaagaaaatcGAGTAAACAATCTGGATATAAATCATTCATTCCAACCAATCTTAAACCCTAATCTAAACAAAAGTAAAGGCAAAACGCAAATATCTCATGCAAAAACTATGCAATGAGATAATGGACATTACATTACACACTATTCTTGGTAACCTCTCTCCCATCCACAAATTTTAACCACCATATTTCCCAAATTTCATTACAATTTCCTCATTCTTTTTGCCCTCAAAGAGGACATTCTGAGTTTTAGGCGTCCCACTCACAAGGGCGCGCACTCATGAGAAGTGCGCGCCGCCACCACAACTCTTGATGGTTCAGCGCGACGTCCTTTTGCAGGCCACCCCGattctcctcttcctcctccttttCGCCACCTCACACGGTGAATTAGATAGCAATGTCCTCCTCAAGTTTAAAGCCTCCCTTGAAAACACGGCCGCCTTGGCCAATTGGACCGTCTCCAAACCCCCATGCAACGGTTGGAAAGGCGTCTTGTGCGACCGGGGCCACGTGTGGGGCTTGCAGCTCGAGAATATGGGCTTGCATGGCGTGATCGATGTTGAAACCCTAGCCAAATTGCCCAATTTGAGAAGTGTGAGCTTCAAGAACAATGATTTCAAGGGCTCCTTGCCCAACCTCACGCTCCATGGCGCGCTAAAGACCGTATTTTTGTCCAACAACAAGTTTTCTGGCGAGATCCCGGACAATGCCTTCTATGGAATGCGGTCATTGAAGAAGCTTCACTTGGCTAACAACAAGTTCTCCGGCCATATACCAGCTACATTGGCAACGGTGCCTAGGTTGGTAGAATTGGCGCTCGAAGACAATGAGTTTGAAGGAGAAATACCCAATTTCCAGCAGCAAGGATTGATAAAATTCAATGTATCAAATAACAGATTGGCTGGCCAAATCCCTCAAGTCCTCAGCCGTCTACATGCTTCCTCGTTTTCTGGTAAAATTTTCTTCCTTCTGTTTTCATTTTCCTTTACCTTTAGAAATAAGAGCAAAGAtatcaaaatatgaattttggtAGTATAAATATAGCACATATATAGCtacaaagattttttttaaaaacgaaGCAATTTTAGGGATAAAAGTATTGGTTTGTTCTAAATTCATGAATCATGACTACATACTACAAAGCAAAATATGGCAAGCAATTTATAACTAAAAAGCTTGTGCTTGTGAATTGTTGGGTTCAAACCAtccaaaaaattagaaaatgtgcTAGCAAGCAGCTAATACTCTATTAGTATTTGGCCATTTGGGAAATGTCCCAAGAACAAAACTCAAATTTCATATTACTATTATGTAATTTGGGAATGCATTGTTGAACCTTGCAACGATAAGAGTATAAAATTTGTAAGCATATCTATTTTTAGCTTTAGAAtagtaattttataaattactccctccgtttacGATTAAGCGTCTTCAAGGTTTTTTTTATCTGTCCATAATGAaatgtcatttaatttttactacttttggtaatgaaCTCTACATTTGACTATATatcccactcacattttattataaaactaatggagtataaaatagtaAGACCACGCTCTGCTAATTTTTTCTATctactttccattatatttcttgAAACCCAAGTCTGAGTCAACTTATGATACTTAATCGTTTGACAGGGGGAGTTAGTTCATTCACTCCTTTTAACGATAATAGAATGAAATAATAACGTTATATTTGTGGCAATCAGGAAACAAAGAGCTGTGTGGAGCGCCGCTTGAATCATGCTCCGCAAACAACGACGAGAGCTTCCAGCACCTGTTCCCGGAGACGACAATTGGTGTCGTCGCCGGGGCAGCCCTCGTATCCCTTTTAGAAGTTTGCATCTTCCTTATGTGTCGCAAGAAACAGCAAGGAGGCATCCCAGAGTTAAACCAAATGGAAAGAGGCAGCCCGGAGTTAAACCGAATGGAAAGGGGCAGCCCGGAGTTAAACCAAATGGTAAGAAGCACTGGAAGTGCATCGCCCGAAGGCGGGAAGCCAAGCGTGAGGCTGCTGACTTTCCTGAAAGAAGAGACGGAGAGGTTCGACATGCAGGAGCTGCTGAAGTCGTCGGCCGAGATTCTAAGCAGCAGCGTGTTCGGATCGACATACAAGGCGGGTCTCAAGGGGAAGAAGATGACTGTCAAGAGATTCAAGCACATGAACCAACTAAGCAAGGAAGATTTCAACGAGCACATGAGGAGGCTCGGCCGTATCAACCATCGCAATGTGCACCCTATTCTCGCCTTCTACTACAAGAAGGAGGAGAAGCTCTTCGTAGCCGACTTTGTCCACAACGGCAATATCGCCACTCCAAGACACGGTATGTTTGTATATCTAAGAATACTGAGTTTTAATGCGAAATTGGTAAGGTATGATAGATAAAGAGAAAAGTAATTGAACTAGTGTTAGTAGGTGGTGGACCCACCTTATTAATAGTTTAATATGTGGTGAAAATTTTGTGGAATAGattgaaataataaaagaaaactaCTCTCTTGTCTCACTCTAAGTGGATCattttcttttgggcacgagattttatacagttatgttTTGTGAGTtgaaagaagagagaataaagtagtgATGATATTTCCATTTAAGGAAATGTGTCATTAGAATGACATATCCAAAAAAAGGAAAGCGTGTCACCTATAATCGACGACCAACCCTAATTCGGTAAATTTTTATGATCAGGAAATCAATCACTAGAGTGGAGGACGCGGCTGAAAATCGTGAAAGGGGTGGCGAAAGGGCTTCTCTACCTGCACAATGAGCTACCCAGCCTCACTCCAGCACACGGCCACCTCAAGGCGTCCAACGTGCTCCTCGACGCTGACTTCAACCCCCTCCTCACCGACTACGGCTTAATCCCCATACTCAAGAAAGACCATGCAAAACACCACATGATCGCTTACAAGTCGCCTGAGTACAAGGAAACTGCCAAACTCACCAAGAAAACCGACGTCTGGTGCTTCGGACATTTGATACTCGAAATCCTCACCGGGAGATCCTCCGTCATAGACCAACAGCCTGATGTCGACGTCGCCACCTGGCTGAAAACCTCCGGCACTAGCGCGTCGGTGTTTGATCAGGAGATGGCTGTGATGGGTGACATGATGAAGCTATTGAAAATAGGGTTGAGCTGCTGCCAGGCCAACCTCGAGAGGCGGCCAGAGATTAAAGAGGTGGTTGAGATGGTGGAGGAGATCAAAGACAAGGAATTCAATGATGATTTCGTATCATCATATGCCAGCGAAAGTGACATGCGATCATCAAGAGGATAATCTCAGGATtccaaatccatcaatttatATATCACAAAATTTACTTACGTTGATAGATATTCTCATTTGCTCTTGTAATATTTATCTGTGCTTAAATTTTGATCTAGTGATtgatttgtattcttaactGGGAAAATCTATTTGGAAATGGTGCTACTAGTGTGCATTAACTATTACGTACTCCCCATGTCCGTGATTACGCGTCCCGGTTAAGTTccacatgagttttaagaaatataaaggaaagaAGGTGGAAAAGATACGGGAATGTGAGTttcattttatatactactGGAAGGGGATGAGAGCGAGGGCGGATTTAGGATTGGATCaagctatatggaagataactgaaccggatggatcagttagtaAATGTCATTGCCAATTGATCAAGTCGTTCACGCTCTCGCTAGccaaccaatgtaatttatataactcccaattttgcactactttaacagtaaagcggcaagttcggggtggATCACACAGAGAAGCgggtgtatcgagtgtgtgcgtagtgaatagggttcggctgctgccatgctttaattttgggagttttaactactgagtTTACAATAGGC
Encoded proteins:
- the LOC121778399 gene encoding pollen receptor-like kinase 1; the protein is MVQRDVLLQATPILLFLLLFATSHGELDSNVLLKFKASLENTAALANWTVSKPPCNGWKGVLCDRGHVWGLQLENMGLHGVIDVETLAKLPNLRSVSFKNNDFKGSLPNLTLHGALKTVFLSNNKFSGEIPDNAFYGMRSLKKLHLANNKFSGHIPATLATVPRLVELALEDNEFEGEIPNFQQQGLIKFNVSNNRLAGQIPQVLSRLHASSFSGNKELCGAPLESCSANNDESFQHLFPETTIGVVAGAALVSLLEVCIFLMCRKKQQGGIPELNQMERGSPELNRMERGSPELNQMVRSTGSASPEGGKPSVRLLTFLKEETERFDMQELLKSSAEILSSSVFGSTYKAGLKGKKMTVKRFKHMNQLSKEDFNEHMRRLGRINHRNVHPILAFYYKKEEKLFVADFVHNGNIATPRHGNQSLEWRTRLKIVKGVAKGLLYLHNELPSLTPAHGHLKASNVLLDADFNPLLTDYGLIPILKKDHAKHHMIAYKSPEYKETAKLTKKTDVWCFGHLILEILTGRSSVIDQQPDVDVATWLKTSGTSASVFDQEMAVMGDMMKLLKIGLSCCQANLERRPEIKEVVEMVEEIKDKEFNDDFVSSYASESDMRSSRG